From Sporolactobacillus pectinivorans:
ACCTGCACTGATACGGCTGCAGTACGGACAAGTATTCAGGCCTCCTGCACGGGAAAAAATGCCGGTTGTTCGGGAAATCCAGGCAGTTGCAAAGACAAATATCAATAGAGCTCGTTCTATTTTTCACTGCCCGTACATATGGGTAGGACAAGAAAGATAGGAGGGGCTTCTTGTGCGTATTTCAAATGTGACAGTAAAAAAAAGGCTGCTTCTCATCCTGCTGGCAGGTCTGCTCGTGTTTACGATTTTTTTGGGCCGGCTGATCTATGTGCAACTTTTCAATAATGACTGGCTAACGAAAAAAGCGCTTGAAGAATGGGGCAAAAATATCCCTTACGAGGCGGAGCGGGGCAACATACTTGATCGCAACGGAAAAATACTGGCAACCAATGTCAGCAGTCCGTCTGTGCTCGTTGTCCCCATTCAGGTTCCGGCGCAGAGCAGAGAAATGGTTGCCGGGAAATTGGCTCAGGTTCTTGGAATGAGTAAGGCGAAAGCATACGAAAAGATTACCCAACATCAATCCATTGTCCGGATAACACCAGAAGGGAGAAAAATTTCCAATGAAAAAGCATCTCAAATCCGGGCACTTGGACTTCCCGGCGTTTTTATTGCCGAAGATTTCAGCCGCTTTTATCCGCAGGGCAACTATCTGGCGCATGTGCTCGGATTCGCCGGAATTGATAATCAGGGGCTGACAGGGCTGGAGTCCTATTATAATGACGGTCTGAAAGGGGAAAATGGAAAAGTGTCCTTTTTCTCTGATGTTCGTGGGAACCGGATGTCCACGCTGAAAGACAAATACACCCCTCCGACGAGTGGATCCAGTCTGATGCTGACCATTGATTCACGTGTGCAGTCGATTATTGAACGGGAACTGAATAACGCGATGGCCGTCTACCATCCTGACAGTGCCCTTGCCATTGCGATGGATCCCAATACAGGCGAGATTCTCGGTATGTCTTCCAAACCTGATTTTAATCCGGGAAACTATCAGCACGTCTCTCCAAATATATACAATCAAAATCTTCCGATCTGGAAAACCTATGAACCGGGTTCAACATTTAAAGTCATTACACTTGCAGCAGCGCTTCAGGAAAAAGTCGTTAATTTGCAGAAGGATCATTTCTATGATTCCGGTTCCATAGATGTGGCCGGTACCAGCCTGCATTGCTGGAAAAAAGGCGGGCATGGTTCGGAGACCTTTCTGCAGGTTGTGCAGAACTCGTGCAATCCGGGTTTTGTCGCTCTTGGGGAACGACTGGGGAAAAACAGGCTGTTTTCCTATATTGATAAATTCGGATTTGGAGAGAAGACGGGTATTGATCTTCAGGGGGAAGCGAAAGGAATCCTGTTTAATAAAAACAAAATCGGACCGCTAGAAACAGCAACAACTGCATTTGGGCAGGGTGTATCCGTTACGCCCATACAACAGGTGGCCGCCGTTTCTGCAGCAATTAATGGCGGTTATCTTTATGAACCGCATCTTGCGAAAGCGTGGA
This genomic window contains:
- a CDS encoding stage V sporulation protein D, with product MRISNVTVKKRLLLILLAGLLVFTIFLGRLIYVQLFNNDWLTKKALEEWGKNIPYEAERGNILDRNGKILATNVSSPSVLVVPIQVPAQSREMVAGKLAQVLGMSKAKAYEKITQHQSIVRITPEGRKISNEKASQIRALGLPGVFIAEDFSRFYPQGNYLAHVLGFAGIDNQGLTGLESYYNDGLKGENGKVSFFSDVRGNRMSTLKDKYTPPTSGSSLMLTIDSRVQSIIERELNNAMAVYHPDSALAIAMDPNTGEILGMSSKPDFNPGNYQHVSPNIYNQNLPIWKTYEPGSTFKVITLAAALQEKVVNLQKDHFYDSGSIDVAGTSLHCWKKGGHGSETFLQVVQNSCNPGFVALGERLGKNRLFSYIDKFGFGEKTGIDLQGEAKGILFNKNKIGPLETATTAFGQGVSVTPIQQVAAVSAAINGGYLYEPHLAKAWIDTSTGEVINRIEPVLKRRVISAATSKEVRDTLESVVAQGTGRNAFVEGYRVGGKTGTAQKVNPDGGGYMDGNYIVSFMGFAPANNPKIVVYVAIDHPKGTVQFGGTVSAPIAGRIIGDSLSAMGLEKQSGGLEKENRWPDQPLISIPNLIGVEKKDLPSYPQDLILKTEGNGNVVTMQSPQAGVKVKQGSTIMIYLGDKKKPGD